In one Pungitius pungitius chromosome 13, fPunPun2.1, whole genome shotgun sequence genomic region, the following are encoded:
- the zic2b gene encoding zinc finger protein ZIC 2b, which yields MKRTAVVARHNGLVSPLGNNNSGASSIVSPPRTTSLSASADGAAGGGMDGLLDFSRGPTVKTELVCKWIDRSSPRQMLGRTATSVCEQTFSSMHELVDHVTTEHVAAGFECLSHVCMWDECLRGGKAFKAKYKLINHIRVHTGEKPFSCAFPNCGKMFARSENLKIHTRTHTGEKPFQCEFCERRFANSSDRKKHSQVHTASKPYDCKALGCTKSYTHPSSLRKHMKVHVKSSPTSEPQDVYDSIPHQLQQPQQALLEPLDLKMNRLSPSLVNGNTTFPLLSNHALDISSASGVDHKLLLRSSSPMAMPLDLSLSGLKSQLAQKQQSGRTRRRSQRSVNPALPQLSNIKEWYVCTRSTAPHIPLLHPDHIKSEPSDDDEYVT from the exons ATGAAGCGGACGGCGGTAGTGGCCAGGCACAATGGCCTCGTCTCTCCGCTGGGGAACAACAACTCCGGGGCTTCGAGCATCGTCTCACCGCCGAGGACCACGAGTCTCTCCGCTTCGGCCGACGGGGCAGCCGGCGGCGGGATGGACGGCCTGCTGGACTTCTCCAGAGGCCCCACCGTCAAAACCGAGCTGGTGTGCAAATGGATTGACCGAAGTTCTCCGAGGCAGATGCTCGGGCGGACGGCGACGTCCGTCTGCGAGCAAACTTTCAGCTCCATGCACGAGCTGGTGGACCACGTCACCACCGAGCACGTCGCCGCCGGCTTCGAGTGCCTCAGTCACGTCTGCATGTGGGACGAGTGCCTGCGCGGCGGGAAGGCGTTCAAAGCCAAATACAAACTCATCAACCACATTCGCGTGCACACCGGGGAGAAGCCGTTTTCGTGCGCGTTTCCCAACTGCGGCAAGATGTTCGCACGCTCCGAGAACCTGAAGAtccacacgcgcacgcacactg GTGAGAAGCCATTCCAGTGCGAGTTCTGCGAGCGACGCTTCGCCAACAGCAGCGACCGCAAGAAGCACTCACAGGTCCACACGGCCTCCAAGCCCTACGACTGCAAGGCCCTGGGCTGCACCAAGTCCTACACCCACCCCAGCTCCCTGCGCAAACACATGAAGGTTCACGTCAAGTCGTCTCCTACCTCCGAACCCCAGGACGTGTACGACTCCATCCCTCATCAACTGCAACAACCTCAGCAGGCTCTCCTGGAGCCCCTCGACCTCAAAATGAACCGCCTCTCTCCATCGCTCGTCAACGGGAACACTACTTTTCCTCTTCTGTCCAATCACGCGTTGGATATCAGCTCGGCCAGCGGAGTTGACCACAAGCTGCTTCTGCGGAGCTCGTCTCCGATGGCGATGCCTCTGGATCTCTCTCTGTCGGGCCTGAAGAGTCAGCTGGCCCAGAAGCAGCAGAGTGGGAGGACCCGGCGGAGGAGCCAGCGCTCAGTCAACCCAGCCTTACCTCAGTTGTCTAACATTAAAGAATGGTATGTCTGTACTAGGAGTACCGCACCACACATTCCTCTACTTCACCCAGACCACATCAAATCAGAACCCAGTGATGATGACGAGTATGTTACGTAG
- the LOC119214560 gene encoding uncharacterized protein LOC119214560 gives MPHRTCSVEINNNSSCYTLSNPRVFTESGCCEVPLAPMVAPCSNASALFNKTSGSATGAVGVFTYDLFNADLYDYSHSMAVMFSVPYDRNLYSNWFAVGIFDRGSNCDYNLYDVMYNGSENCFVRAKADGSSISYEGDYAVVSASMSDSGEAVLRVDISDTGMY, from the exons ATGCCTCACCGCACCTGCTCCGTGGAGATCAACAACAACTCCAGCTGCTACACACTCTCCAACCCAAG GGTGTTCACTGAGAGCGGCTGCTGTGAAGTCCCCCTAGCACCCATGGTGGCTCCCTGCTCAAACGCCAGCGCCTTGTTCAACAAGACCAGCGGCAGCGCCACCGGGGCCGTCGGCGTCTTCACCTACGACCTCTTCAACGCCGACCTCTACGACTACAGCCACTCCATGGCTGTCATGTTCTCCGTGCCCTACGACCGGAACCTCTACTCCAACTGGTTTGCTGTGGGCATCTTTGACAGAGGGAGCAACTGCGATTACAATCTTTACGATGTCATGTACAACGGAAGTGAAAATTGTTTTGTAAGAGCAAAGGCCGACGGCTCCAGCATTTCTTATGAGGGAGACTACGCTGTGGTCAGTGCCTCCATGTCAGACAGTGGTGAAGCAGTCCTCAGGGTGGATATCAGTGACACTGGCATGTATTAA